A genomic window from Sporosarcina sp. Marseille-Q4063 includes:
- a CDS encoding helix-turn-helix domain-containing protein, whose protein sequence is MSLGVRLKKEREKRNWSQVDVAKKVGITNAVLSNYERDYRDPDTEILKKLADLYNVSTDFLLGRTNNLSPYGNDEEGFQKAISDPDLKRWHSELPNSDEEDLRKLRKMWDIIKNAEK, encoded by the coding sequence ATGAGCTTAGGAGTTCGGTTAAAAAAGGAAAGAGAAAAAAGAAATTGGTCACAGGTAGATGTAGCAAAAAAAGTTGGTATTACCAATGCTGTATTATCTAACTATGAAAGAGATTATCGTGATCCTGATACTGAAATATTAAAGAAATTGGCAGATCTTTATAATGTTTCAACTGATTTCCTTCTTGGCCGCACGAATAACCTTTCCCCTTATGGCAATGACGAAGAGGGATTCCAAAAAGCTATTTCCGATCCTGACTTAAAACGTTGGCACTCGGAATTACCTAATTCTGATGAAGAAGATTTGCGGAAATTGCGTAAAATGTGGGATATTATTAAAAACGCAGAGAAATAA
- a CDS encoding metal-dependent hydrolase: MEWSTHALSGMVAGYTVTGGDWRGAVVGGIAGVLPDLDEPKSKFGKVFFFIAIPLNSIFGHRTFTHSLLFSLLAGLFIYLFTDWWVALSVSAGILSHIAGDMLTGKVKFFYPSAKSVGIPIPSFGFTWIDRITRLLLVLTIGWIVITKVI, translated from the coding sequence ATGGAGTGGTCCACACACGCTTTATCAGGAATGGTAGCCGGATATACAGTTACAGGAGGTGATTGGCGGGGAGCGGTGGTAGGAGGAATTGCAGGTGTGCTACCGGATCTCGATGAACCGAAGTCTAAATTTGGGAAGGTGTTCTTTTTCATAGCTATACCACTTAATTCTATATTTGGTCATCGGACTTTTACACACTCCCTGCTATTTTCATTATTAGCAGGGCTTTTTATTTATCTGTTTACAGATTGGTGGGTGGCTTTGTCAGTGAGTGCAGGAATACTTTCACATATTGCTGGAGATATGCTTACTGGAAAAGTGAAGTTCTTCTATCCGTCTGCTAAGTCCGTTGGGATTCCGATTCCATCATTTGGTTTTACATGGATAGACCGAATTACAAGACTGTTACTTGTCTTAACTATTGGCTGGATTGTAATTACAAAAGTAATTTGA
- the whiA gene encoding DNA-binding protein WhiA: MSFASRTKKELTQMEGEDCCTRSEVAAFIRMNGSVSFSNKSLSLDVQTENAAIARRLYSNLRRLYPYKIELLVRKKMQLKKNNVYICRIREGAKPLLKDLLILTGTFEFKNEISQELVKDNCCKRAYLRGAFLAGGSVNNPKTSSYHLEIFSIYKEHSEALVDLMNEFHLNAKSIERKNGYIAYLKEAEKISDFLRIVGAHSALMKFEDIRILRDMRNSVNRLVNCETANMNKTISAAQRQVGNIEFIQKTIGLDQLPDRLQEIARLRVENQDITLKELGELVSGASVSKSGVNHRLRKIEEIADKLRNGEIGIT, from the coding sequence ATGTCTTTCGCATCAAGAACTAAAAAAGAATTAACCCAAATGGAAGGGGAAGACTGTTGCACACGTTCCGAAGTTGCGGCGTTTATCCGTATGAACGGCTCGGTATCCTTTTCGAATAAATCATTAAGTCTAGATGTCCAAACTGAAAATGCTGCGATTGCACGGCGTCTATATTCTAATTTGAGGCGTCTTTATCCATATAAAATTGAATTGCTCGTACGGAAAAAAATGCAGTTGAAGAAAAACAATGTGTATATTTGCCGTATTCGAGAAGGGGCAAAACCGCTTCTCAAAGATTTACTTATTCTTACAGGAACTTTTGAATTTAAGAATGAGATTTCTCAGGAGTTAGTGAAGGATAATTGTTGCAAACGCGCATATCTTCGAGGCGCATTTCTAGCGGGGGGATCGGTAAATAATCCGAAGACCTCTTCCTACCACTTGGAGATATTTTCGATTTATAAGGAACATAGTGAAGCGTTAGTTGATTTGATGAATGAATTTCATTTGAATGCGAAATCAATCGAACGTAAAAATGGCTACATTGCATACTTAAAAGAAGCTGAGAAAATATCGGATTTTTTAAGAATCGTCGGGGCGCACTCAGCGTTGATGAAGTTTGAGGATATACGGATATTGCGCGATATGCGAAATAGTGTAAATCGACTTGTAAACTGCGAGACCGCTAATATGAATAAAACAATTAGCGCAGCGCAACGACAAGTTGGGAATATCGAATTTATTCAAAAAACGATCGGATTGGATCAGCTACCGGACAGACTTCAGGAAATCGCGCGTCTACGGGTTGAAAACCAAGACATCACTTTGAAGGAACTTGGTGAACTTGTTTCTGGTGCTTCGGTTAGTAAATCAGGTGTGAATCATCGGTTAAGAAAAATAGAAGAAATTGCGGACAAACTTCGTAATGGAGAAATTGGCATTACGTAA
- a CDS encoding helix-turn-helix domain-containing protein — protein sequence MTSSVNKKIRCIRKKLNVNQSLIAEKLNITVQSYSMKERGARPITTAELETIAKQLKVPVAIFFEK from the coding sequence ATGACGAGTTCAGTAAATAAGAAAATTAGATGTATTAGGAAGAAGTTAAATGTTAATCAATCACTTATTGCTGAAAAGCTTAACATTACAGTACAGTCCTACAGTATGAAAGAGAGAGGGGCACGCCCGATTACTACTGCCGAGTTAGAAACAATTGCAAAACAATTAAAAGTACCAGTCGCTATTTTTTTTGAAAAATGA
- a CDS encoding DUF771 domain-containing protein, producing the protein MVQQLSVNLTIPIPQDSVLIGKVELEELRKLELSGVYWSMKELEHRTGKKHEWLKENILFRQQFRKELDSENGGFVFYPKGKGQTWSFQASKMAVFLDKNFHRVFR; encoded by the coding sequence ATGGTGCAACAACTTTCAGTCAATCTTACAATTCCAATTCCGCAAGATTCTGTATTGATCGGCAAAGTGGAACTTGAAGAATTAAGAAAACTAGAACTAAGTGGCGTGTATTGGAGCATGAAAGAGTTAGAACATCGTACAGGCAAAAAACACGAATGGTTAAAAGAAAATATTCTTTTTCGACAACAATTTCGAAAAGAACTTGATAGCGAGAATGGTGGCTTTGTTTTCTATCCAAAAGGAAAAGGTCAGACCTGGTCATTTCAAGCATCAAAGATGGCAGTTTTTCTAGATAAGAACTTCCATCGAGTTTTTAGGTAA
- a CDS encoding tyrosine-type recombinase/integrase: MASFQKRNKTWQYQVSRMVNGEQKPIRKGGFRTKKEAQVAAAQIESDLHKGINPFLTPEPFVNYFEGWVKIYKTDISNFTKKRYKDSLRAIESYFGYRPIQNIKKREYQDFLNTFAKTWAKETTRKLHNHIRACVREAIDEGLVRVDFTRDAVVTGNNQPKRPEEKHLNYTDSCKLMKGLYKRLDRSLSFYLLLLALTSGMRFGELVGLTRDDFDFNNNLLHVKRTWDYKDGSGFSTTKNNSSERVILIDQDTMNVFKDLFEETPPNLHDLVFFSPYNKSNVLTNAAVNKSLRIILDELGIRHITVHGLRHTHASILLYKGISIYFVSERLGHRTIDTTMRHYAHVLNELRAKDTLNTVMTFTEMKKGLG, from the coding sequence GTGGCTTCATTTCAAAAAAGAAATAAAACTTGGCAATACCAAGTTAGTCGTATGGTTAACGGAGAACAAAAACCTATTAGAAAAGGAGGTTTTCGAACAAAAAAAGAAGCACAGGTGGCTGCTGCCCAAATAGAATCAGATTTACATAAAGGAATAAATCCATTCTTAACACCTGAACCTTTTGTTAATTATTTCGAAGGGTGGGTAAAAATTTATAAAACGGATATTAGCAATTTCACCAAAAAACGTTATAAAGATTCTTTGAGAGCAATTGAAAGTTATTTTGGTTATAGACCTATTCAAAATATAAAAAAACGTGAATATCAGGACTTTTTAAACACCTTCGCAAAAACTTGGGCTAAAGAAACAACCAGGAAATTACATAATCACATAAGGGCATGTGTTAGAGAAGCAATAGACGAAGGTTTAGTTCGTGTGGATTTTACTAGAGATGCAGTTGTTACAGGTAATAATCAGCCAAAAAGGCCAGAAGAAAAACATCTAAATTATACAGATAGCTGTAAACTCATGAAAGGCTTATACAAACGTTTGGATCGTTCACTTAGCTTTTACCTACTTCTACTTGCATTAACATCTGGAATGCGTTTTGGGGAGCTTGTAGGCCTAACCAGAGATGATTTCGATTTCAACAACAATTTATTACACGTAAAAAGGACTTGGGATTATAAAGATGGATCCGGATTTTCAACCACAAAAAACAATTCATCAGAGCGCGTAATCTTAATAGACCAAGATACCATGAATGTCTTTAAGGATTTATTTGAGGAAACTCCGCCTAATTTGCACGACTTGGTTTTCTTCAGTCCATATAATAAATCAAACGTGCTAACAAATGCAGCAGTAAATAAAAGTTTAAGAATAATATTGGATGAATTGGGGATAAGACATATTACTGTTCATGGATTAAGACACACACATGCTAGTATTCTGTTGTACAAAGGGATTTCAATTTATTTTGTTTCAGAAAGATTAGGTCATCGAACAATCGATACAACAATGAGGCATTACGCACATGTTTTAAATGAGTTAAGAGCAAAAGATACTTTAAATACAGTAATGACATTTACAGAAATGAAGAAAGGATTAGGATGA
- a CDS encoding ATP-dependent RecD-like DNA helicase — MNEFIGKVVRVLYRNEDFLIAKLQTDKEELTIKGSIYGVDKGEEVKVRGAWENHAKFGKQLAVEFWERPIPQTKDQVIAFLSSSLVKGCGPKQSIMIAEKLGENALMIITQQGEISLQGIKGIGKKRANNIVESIRSTFEVQKIIAELLVFGITASMAMRLYKEYGSNTVAIVTKNPYKLTELNLIGFLKADEIAQKMGISPLSGYRIDACVNYVLKEKCFTSGHCYITEESLLAEAARSLNHNTLDENKVSMDELTQSIYRLEEKHIVIEDNFVYPKFLFTYEDRLARKLSEMRGSRDGVALPSLDKQILKYQKKRGIILAEKQREAVRRLFEEQMLILTGGPGTGKTTVIRAMLDMYKEMHPEDIICLAAPTGKASRQLSEVAGHDASTIHRLIGYQQGEIPTYNWQDKLPCDLLVVDEMSMVDVQLASLLLDALERDTKILFVGDRDQLPSVSPGNVLSDLIQSGLPTVALTEVFRQAQESQIISNAHRVNQGKSLLIDGDKGDFYFINQEDPKGIAALIVKSALRFQELGYSISDILILSPMKKGPAGTLALNKQLRDALNPAESTKNEWEIGKRLFRLGDKVIQIKNNQSKGVFNGDIGVITNISKEVNKDNEIVEKMTCDFMGVKVSYEKSETNELELGYAITIHKSQGGEAPIVIIPATTSHYVMLARNLMYTGMTRAKERIVLIGTQKAMEIAIGNNKLTERNSGLSDRITSYTEYNNRFSREDASGGRG, encoded by the coding sequence ATGAATGAATTCATAGGAAAAGTTGTAAGGGTTCTTTATCGGAATGAGGATTTTCTGATTGCTAAATTGCAAACGGATAAAGAAGAACTCACAATTAAAGGGAGCATTTACGGGGTAGACAAAGGTGAAGAAGTAAAGGTTCGCGGTGCTTGGGAAAATCATGCGAAGTTTGGGAAACAGCTCGCGGTGGAGTTTTGGGAAAGACCGATTCCTCAAACAAAAGATCAAGTTATTGCATTCCTTTCATCATCTCTTGTAAAAGGATGTGGACCAAAGCAATCAATCATGATTGCTGAAAAGTTAGGTGAAAACGCTTTGATGATAATCACTCAACAAGGCGAAATAAGCTTACAAGGTATTAAAGGAATTGGGAAGAAGCGGGCTAATAACATCGTAGAAAGCATCAGGTCTACGTTTGAGGTACAGAAAATCATTGCGGAATTACTTGTGTTCGGAATAACCGCAAGTATGGCAATGCGGCTGTATAAAGAGTATGGGTCAAATACGGTAGCAATAGTTACAAAAAATCCATACAAGCTAACAGAATTAAACCTGATAGGATTCTTAAAGGCTGATGAGATTGCTCAAAAGATGGGTATATCACCCTTATCAGGATATCGCATTGATGCTTGTGTGAACTATGTCTTGAAAGAAAAGTGCTTCACTTCCGGCCATTGTTATATCACTGAAGAAAGTCTTCTTGCGGAAGCTGCCCGTTCGTTAAATCATAATACACTTGATGAAAACAAAGTTTCGATGGATGAATTAACACAAAGTATTTACCGTTTAGAAGAGAAACATATCGTTATTGAAGATAATTTCGTTTATCCAAAGTTTTTATTCACATATGAAGATAGGTTAGCTCGGAAACTTTCAGAAATGAGAGGTTCTCGGGATGGCGTAGCATTGCCTTCGTTAGATAAGCAGATACTCAAGTATCAAAAGAAGCGGGGAATAATTCTCGCTGAGAAGCAACGTGAAGCGGTTAGACGGTTATTTGAAGAACAGATGTTAATACTTACTGGTGGTCCGGGTACAGGAAAGACTACCGTTATTCGTGCCATGCTCGACATGTACAAAGAAATGCATCCAGAAGACATTATATGCCTAGCTGCTCCAACCGGAAAGGCGAGTAGACAATTGTCAGAGGTGGCCGGACATGACGCATCTACAATCCACAGGCTGATTGGGTACCAGCAGGGAGAAATTCCAACCTATAATTGGCAAGATAAACTTCCTTGCGATTTGTTAGTCGTTGACGAAATGTCGATGGTGGATGTTCAGTTGGCTAGTTTACTGTTAGATGCACTTGAAAGAGACACGAAAATTCTCTTTGTGGGTGATAGGGATCAATTGCCATCAGTTAGTCCTGGGAACGTTCTAAGTGACTTGATTCAGTCAGGATTACCAACTGTGGCCCTTACAGAAGTATTTAGACAAGCACAGGAAAGCCAAATCATTAGTAATGCCCATAGAGTTAATCAAGGTAAATCACTTCTTATCGACGGCGATAAAGGTGATTTTTATTTTATTAATCAGGAAGATCCAAAAGGAATTGCAGCATTGATTGTTAAAAGTGCTTTACGTTTTCAAGAATTAGGTTATTCCATATCGGATATTTTAATATTAAGTCCGATGAAAAAAGGACCTGCTGGAACACTTGCATTGAATAAACAGTTAAGAGATGCCTTAAACCCTGCTGAATCTACTAAAAATGAATGGGAGATTGGGAAAAGGCTATTCCGACTTGGTGATAAAGTCATTCAAATTAAAAATAATCAATCAAAAGGTGTTTTTAATGGCGATATTGGTGTGATTACTAATATTTCAAAAGAAGTAAATAAAGATAATGAAATCGTTGAAAAAATGACATGCGATTTTATGGGAGTAAAAGTATCATACGAAAAGAGTGAAACCAACGAATTAGAATTAGGTTATGCCATCACTATTCACAAGTCACAGGGCGGTGAAGCGCCTATAGTTATAATCCCTGCTACCACGAGCCATTATGTTATGTTGGCGCGGAATTTAATGTATACAGGCATGACAAGGGCAAAAGAAAGAATCGTTTTGATTGGTACACAAAAGGCGATGGAAATTGCTATTGGAAATAATAAACTCACTGAAAGAAACAGTGGCTTATCAGATCGTATCACTTCGTATACCGAATATAACAACCGGTTCAGTAGGGAAGATGCAAGCGGTGGGAGGGGGTGA
- a CDS encoding HPr family phosphocarrier protein, with amino-acid sequence MMEKEVEVKMKPGLQARQAALFVQEANRFAADIFLKKDDRQVNAKSIMGIMSLAIAQGTMVTLMAKGSDEEKALTSLAELVESEK; translated from the coding sequence ATGATGGAAAAAGAAGTGGAAGTAAAAATGAAGCCCGGGCTTCAAGCCAGGCAGGCAGCATTATTCGTGCAGGAGGCAAATCGATTTGCGGCGGATATCTTTTTGAAAAAGGATGATCGTCAGGTAAATGCGAAAAGTATTATGGGCATTATGAGTTTGGCGATTGCACAAGGAACAATGGTTACCCTTATGGCAAAGGGTAGTGATGAAGAGAAAGCGCTTACGTCATTGGCTGAACTTGTTGAAAGTGAAAAATAG
- the clpP gene encoding ATP-dependent Clp endopeptidase proteolytic subunit ClpP — protein sequence MMLIPTVIEQTSRGERAYDIYSRLLKDRIIMLGSAIDDNVANSLVAQLLFLEAEDPEKDISIYINSPGGSITAGMAIFDTMQFIKPDIQTICIGMSASMGAFLLAAGTKGKRYALPNAEVMIHQPLGGAQGQATEIEIAAKRILFLREKLNTILAERTGQPIDVIAADTERDNFMTAERAKEYGLIDHIITRSDMKENK from the coding sequence ATTATGTTAATACCTACAGTAATTGAACAAACAAGCCGCGGGGAACGTGCTTATGATATTTACTCCCGTTTGTTGAAAGACCGGATTATCATGCTTGGAAGCGCAATTGATGATAACGTTGCAAACTCGCTTGTTGCTCAGCTTCTATTCCTTGAAGCAGAGGATCCAGAAAAAGACATTTCAATCTACATTAATAGCCCGGGTGGGAGCATCACCGCCGGTATGGCAATTTTCGATACGATGCAATTCATTAAACCTGATATCCAAACAATTTGTATCGGGATGTCAGCATCAATGGGTGCATTCCTTCTTGCAGCCGGTACTAAAGGCAAACGATACGCTTTACCGAATGCTGAAGTCATGATTCACCAACCACTTGGCGGCGCACAAGGTCAAGCAACTGAAATTGAGATTGCTGCGAAAAGAATTCTATTCCTTCGCGAAAAGCTCAATACAATCCTTGCTGAACGTACAGGACAACCGATTGATGTAATCGCTGCTGATACAGAACGCGATAACTTCATGACAGCTGAACGCGCAAAAGAATACGGTCTAATCGATCACATCATCACGCGCAGCGACATGAAAGAAAACAAATAA
- a CDS encoding helix-turn-helix domain-containing protein produces the protein MDMRDAVETAEKQARIRDGERLVDVAAVAIEEQKANGQGYALYKLKNKNKALFVQTIQENLDVLIRKEYLTNAELGFLFSLMPLVQLHSNGITDRESGQFMTVSEIAKYLNRDRTGISAIIQSLLVKGILFELVDSQEIKEHKRSVTRRPLFMNPEIIYAGDRNRINATLSKLVIEFDKLERKKALLSWKLWIKNGEEFGRLYSRKSYLEFKKMK, from the coding sequence ATGGACATGCGTGACGCTGTAGAAACAGCAGAAAAGCAAGCTAGAATTCGCGATGGTGAAAGGTTAGTTGATGTAGCTGCTGTAGCAATAGAGGAACAGAAAGCAAATGGGCAAGGTTACGCCCTTTACAAGTTGAAAAATAAAAACAAGGCATTGTTTGTTCAAACAATTCAAGAAAACCTCGATGTGCTTATCAGGAAAGAATACCTGACAAATGCAGAGTTAGGTTTTCTTTTTTCTTTGATGCCGTTGGTCCAGTTGCATTCAAATGGGATTACTGATAGAGAATCCGGACAATTTATGACAGTATCAGAAATTGCAAAGTATTTAAATCGTGATCGAACAGGAATTAGTGCAATAATCCAAAGTCTTCTTGTAAAAGGCATATTATTTGAACTGGTGGATTCACAGGAGATTAAGGAACATAAAAGAAGTGTTACTCGTCGACCATTATTTATGAATCCTGAAATTATTTATGCCGGAGATCGGAACAGAATAAATGCTACATTATCGAAGTTGGTTATCGAATTTGACAAATTGGAAAGAAAAAAGGCTTTGCTTTCCTGGAAGCTATGGATAAAAAATGGAGAAGAGTTTGGAAGGTTGTATAGCAGGAAAAGTTATTTGGAATTCAAAAAAATGAAATGA
- a CDS encoding transcription termination/antitermination NusG family protein has protein sequence MTYFVVQVRSGTEIEVKDMLNNVLNRVGDSMVKAIYAMETFTEIIRDGNTAVDLSELNSEDISEHLYVKRIQAGLNNLRIACDKLKEYKDANSLALLETYKDSIRGLSKELREVRMNTKKISSVISGYILVELNVDFYYFPDNLWHLVKSVPNVTGIPSKYNVPQEEVDAFFQQVDTTPEVEMQFEELLSSEEAVEVRNEILYEANKVIGTDEEKVLLEKIDIIATDVVESINEMKNDINSSNSIKRNVERCKAYIRRKRQTVVVPLDIFLNLYNDIEVQSLFPAQSSFEFFKRFISILCGHDKMVSME, from the coding sequence ATGACATACTTTGTAGTTCAGGTTCGGAGCGGTACGGAAATTGAAGTGAAAGACATGTTGAATAATGTTTTGAATAGAGTAGGCGATTCAATGGTTAAAGCTATCTATGCAATGGAAACATTCACTGAAATTATTCGTGATGGCAATACTGCTGTTGATCTTTCGGAATTAAATTCAGAGGACATTTCTGAACACTTGTATGTAAAAAGGATCCAAGCAGGCCTAAACAATCTTCGCATCGCTTGTGACAAACTGAAAGAATACAAAGATGCCAATTCTCTTGCATTGCTTGAAACTTACAAAGACAGTATCCGTGGATTATCTAAAGAATTAAGAGAGGTTCGAATGAATACGAAGAAAATAAGTAGCGTTATAAGCGGCTATATTTTAGTGGAGTTAAATGTAGATTTTTATTACTTCCCAGATAATTTGTGGCATTTAGTAAAATCTGTGCCCAATGTAACTGGAATTCCAAGTAAGTATAATGTTCCGCAAGAAGAAGTCGATGCTTTTTTTCAACAGGTAGATACTACACCAGAAGTGGAAATGCAATTTGAAGAACTTCTTTCAAGTGAAGAAGCTGTTGAAGTTAGAAATGAAATTCTGTATGAAGCGAATAAAGTTATTGGTACCGATGAAGAAAAAGTGTTACTTGAAAAAATTGATATTATTGCTACTGATGTTGTTGAATCTATTAATGAAATGAAAAATGACATTAATTCTTCTAACTCAATCAAGAGAAACGTAGAACGATGTAAAGCTTATATTCGTCGTAAACGACAAACAGTAGTTGTGCCTTTGGATATATTCTTGAATCTTTATAATGATATTGAAGTACAAAGCCTTTTCCCAGCCCAGAGTTCTTTCGAATTTTTTAAACGCTTTATATCCATATTGTGTGGACACGACAAGATGGTGAGTATGGAATGA
- a CDS encoding IS3 family transposase (programmed frameshift), producing the protein MSKYTKEFKLLVAKRYEHENISYRDLAEKVGVDNSVIRYWVLLFRHHGDNAFDFPYTNYPGAFKLRVIQFINETDYSIREASAIFHIPDPSMVRRWKKRWETAGEGALETKEKGPSTMKSRNQKKSTSKDLVDQSREAMEKELEYLRMENAYLKKLGSLSSGRKITKKIKTKVIFLLRHEFPVNKMVKIAGIARSTYYNIVNSFKQPDPDRKWKRRINFIYHRHKGRLGYRRITDVLNEKGHTINKKKVLRIMRDLGLQCIVRMKKYKSYKGAFGKAAPNILNRNFKAEKPNEKWVTDVTEFKLFGQNLYLSPILDLFNGEIITYTLQSRPTFDLVETMLKQSLEYVKEDDELLIHSDQGWHYRMPQYCQILKEYNITQSMSRKGNCYDNAVIENFFGILKYEFLFLQEFDDLEHFKEELEQYIYYYNHLRIKSRLERKSPMGYRKKYELAA; encoded by the exons ATGTCCAAGTATACAAAAGAATTTAAACTTCTAGTAGCCAAACGTTATGAACATGAAAATATTAGTTACCGAGACCTGGCAGAAAAGGTCGGAGTCGACAACTCTGTAATTCGTTACTGGGTGCTACTGTTTCGACATCATGGTGATAATGCATTCGATTTTCCCTATACAAACTATCCAGGAGCCTTTAAACTAAGGGTAATTCAATTTATCAATGAAACGGATTACTCTATTCGAGAGGCATCGGCTATTTTCCATATCCCGGATCCTAGTATGGTTCGTAGGTGGAAGAAAAGGTGGGAGACAGCTGGTGAAGGTGCCCTTGAAACAAAAGAAAAGGGGCCTTCTACAATGAAATCTCGCAATCAAAAGAAAAGCACTTCCAAAGATCTTGTCGACCAATCAAGAGAAGCCATGGAAAAAGAACTCGAATATCTTCGTATGGAGAATGCCTATCTAAAAAAGCTGG GAAGCCTTAGTTCAGGAAGAAAGATCACCAAAAAGATTAAAACGAAAGTAATATTTCTACTAAGGCATGAATTCCCAGTGAACAAGATGGTAAAGATAGCCGGTATTGCAAGAAGCACCTACTACAACATCGTAAATAGTTTCAAGCAGCCAGACCCCGACCGGAAGTGGAAGAGAAGAATCAACTTCATCTACCACCGACACAAAGGGCGCCTTGGGTATCGACGCATCACCGACGTCCTGAACGAAAAAGGACACACGATAAACAAGAAGAAAGTTCTTCGGATTATGCGAGACCTGGGGCTTCAATGTATTGTCCGAATGAAGAAGTACAAATCCTATAAAGGTGCATTCGGGAAAGCAGCCCCAAATATCTTGAACCGCAATTTCAAAGCGGAAAAACCCAACGAAAAATGGGTTACAGACGTTACAGAATTTAAATTATTTGGACAGAATTTATATCTCTCTCCTATTTTAGACCTGTTCAACGGCGAAATCATTACCTATACGCTTCAATCGAGGCCTACGTTTGATTTAGTGGAAACAATGTTAAAGCAGTCACTTGAATACGTAAAAGAAGACGATGAGCTCTTGATCCACTCAGATCAAGGCTGGCATTATCGAATGCCACAATATTGTCAGATACTAAAGGAATACAACATCACACAGAGCATGTCGCGAAAAGGAAACTGTTACGACAATGCCGTCATCGAGAACTTTTTCGGAATCCTTAAATATGAATTCCTGTTCCTGCAGGAGTTCGATGATCTTGAACACTTTAAAGAGGAACTAGAACAGTATATCTATTATTATAATCATTTAAGAATCAAGTCCAGATTAGAGCGGAAAAGCCCAATGGGCTATCGGAAAAAATACGAACTCGCTGCTTAG
- a CDS encoding ImmA/IrrE family metallo-endopeptidase has protein sequence MKLSGLSLIEEKVLSIYRLLNISEPSQLYHDALIETISEILQINTYYFDESSEANNLGGAYCIFLNENQTKQEIWQDFAHELAHILNHEGYQFSMNDPFRKYQEWQAEQFAFHFCIPTFMLNHLELPRLRCEAVGLIATLFNVEHTFADVRLEKWLQNRDFCFLARL, from the coding sequence TTGAAACTTTCTGGTCTGTCTTTAATAGAAGAAAAGGTTCTTTCAATTTATCGTTTGCTAAACATTTCAGAACCATCACAGCTTTATCATGACGCTCTTATCGAAACTATTTCAGAAATTTTACAAATCAATACCTATTACTTCGATGAGTCTAGTGAGGCGAATAATTTGGGAGGGGCTTACTGTATTTTTCTTAATGAGAATCAAACAAAACAGGAGATTTGGCAGGACTTTGCACATGAGCTGGCTCACATTTTGAACCATGAGGGATACCAGTTCTCTATGAACGATCCATTTCGCAAGTATCAAGAGTGGCAAGCAGAACAGTTTGCATTTCATTTTTGTATCCCAACGTTTATGTTGAATCATTTGGAATTACCACGACTTAGATGCGAAGCAGTTGGACTAATTGCAACTCTATTCAACGTTGAACATACCTTTGCGGATGTAAGATTGGAAAAGTGGTTACAGAATCGGGATTTTTGTTTTTTGGCTAGATTATAA